TTATAAAAATCTTAACAATAATAAAGCAAGTGATGTCATCCATCAAGTTTTTGAGAAGTAAATGATATGAAAAACTAACTGCTCTCATTTGAGTAGTTAGTTTTTATTCACGCCTCGTAAACCGAAGCTCGAATCGAATGATACACCAATTACAAAATCCGCCAAACATATAGGCTAGTACATCAAACGGATCCCATACACTATACGTTACATACAACGGCGTAACATATTCCCAAAACAACCCACATGCTAAAGTAAAAACCAATATACGAATTAAACTGATGAGCAAGAGTCGTCTTTGATGGCTCAGTACGGCCAGAACGTTTACGATTGCGACAATCAGGATTCCCGCAAGCACATCGTTTAAATAATAATGCGCAAATGTCCAATCATATCGTTTCGTAAAAAAAGTCTTATTCACTATGTACAATACAAACGCTAAGCTACCAACGAGTAAACTTAACTGAACAATTCTGCTTTGTTTGCCTACACGATAGGATGTTCTAAACATTTCGAACCCCATTAACAAAATGATAAAATAACAACTGCAAGAATGATTGCACCTACGATCCCCCAAAAGGTGATGCCAACGCCGCCATTTTTGCTACTTTTGAACGTATGTCCACAGTTCGGACAGAATTCAGCTTGTCTCGAGACACTGTTCTGACAAGATGGACATGGCCTTAAACTCATATGAAAACCTCCAATATCTTTAAGAATGTTAGCCTCTTTCGTCTCCATACTATATCGTCTAGATTGGACTGTTTTCAAGTATTTAATTCGGATACATAACTGAAATTGAAATCCATTTATCCTAGCTAACCTAATGTATTTTAATTTGCAATAAAAATCAAAAAATCGTATAATGTATTTAAGAATTGAATAAACTAAAGAAGGCTGTCCGATATAGGGTATCGAACAGCCAATACAATAGCAGGTCCCATCAAGGGGGCGGCTGTTAGAGGATAAGATAACCCATCATAACTGAGCGCTCAACTCAAGGATGGGTTATTTCTTTTGATTGAATGACAGTATTGCGACAACTAATGCTGCGAAAGTTACTGCAAACATTAATGCTTCGTATACTGACATTGGCATCACCCCCTTTCAGGAGTGTGCCGACCACCCTTGAGTCCCCTATTCTATTGTCCTACCATTATACCACACATGCGTTCGAATACTCTATTAATTATTCATGCTTTTACAGATCCCTTTCATATTTCAAAACACCCTCTACCGCAACCGCCCGCACTGTTAATTCACTGTCCAATACTACATAATCTGCTACCTTTCCCTTTTCAATACTACCAAATTGATCTGCTTTTCCAATGCTCGCAGCGGGTGATAGTGAGCCGCGATGCCATACTCTGTATAATGGCTCTTGACTCCAAGCTTGTAAGTTCAAAACTCCCTCAATCAGTGTAAGGGTACTTCCAGCAAGTGATCCAGATTCGGTTTTAGCTATGCCGTCTTTCATGACAACTGGAAACTCACCCAACAAATAATTCCCATCTGGCATTAAGCCGGCCCGCATACAATCCGTAATTAACACGAGCTTATCTTTCTTTAATTTAAGGGCCATCGTTGCAACTTCCGGATGAACATGGAAACCATCGCAAATGAGTTCCGCATATGCCCTCGAATCAACCAACGCGGCACCTACAACCCCCGGTTCTCGGTGATGTAAGCCTGACATCCCATTAAATAAGTGGATGAATTTCCGTGCCCCTGCGTCAACAGCTTCTTTACAGCACTCAAAACTCGCATCAGTATGTGCAATACCGACAACTACATCCCGACCAATTTCTCGAATAAATTCAATTGCATTTTCTCGCTCTGGCGCAATCGCAATTTTCACAATAGTCCCTTTAGCAAGCTTCTGCCATTCATTAAATTCTGTCACGCTCGGATTTTTAAAATAAATTGGATTCTGCGCACCTTTGTATTTCTCCGTAAAATAAGGGCCCTCCAAAAAGATTCCTTCTGACTTTGCACCGGATAATCCTTTATCTACAGCTTCCGTTATCGCATGAATTGCTTTTACGATGCCCTCATCTGATGCAGTCAATGTCGTCGGTAAGAAACGCGTCACGCCAAATGG
This window of the Sporosarcina pasteurii genome carries:
- a CDS encoding zinc ribbon domain-containing protein; translation: MSLRPCPSCQNSVSRQAEFCPNCGHTFKSSKNGGVGITFWGIVGAIILAVVILSFC
- a CDS encoding putative holin-like toxin; this encodes MPMSVYEALMFAVTFAALVVAILSFNQKK
- the nagA gene encoding N-acetylglucosamine-6-phosphate deacetylase: MQPKVYYIKANRFLLEDEERQGGFLKVEHGLFGDFINEAPPSATIIDWTGYTIAPGLFDTHIHGVNGYDIMDGTAEAVDTISKAILPFGVTRFLPTTLTASDEGIVKAIHAITEAVDKGLSGAKSEGIFLEGPYFTEKYKGAQNPIYFKNPSVTEFNEWQKLAKGTIVKIAIAPERENAIEFIREIGRDVVVGIAHTDASFECCKEAVDAGARKFIHLFNGMSGLHHREPGVVGAALVDSRAYAELICDGFHVHPEVATMALKLKKDKLVLITDCMRAGLMPDGNYLLGEFPVVMKDGIAKTESGSLAGSTLTLIEGVLNLQAWSQEPLYRVWHRGSLSPAASIGKADQFGSIEKGKVADYVVLDSELTVRAVAVEGVLKYERDL